In one window of uncultured Acetobacteroides sp. DNA:
- a CDS encoding tetratricopeptide repeat protein: MSTFRKIAIVILVLLVRPGSLFAQIDKDYFFNNGRQCLIDQKYAESLDYFNVLIKTDRTLHEAFFLRGIAKYNLDDLIGANQDFSEAIKLNPVYTQAYHYRAITLARMGNTESAIADLNAASLLRPEYPGIYFSRGITHFMSKQFEKAIDDYNRFIQKEPKVSDAYVNRGTTYLFMKDTTAALVDYNKAIGLNFANSDAYLKRGHVFSLQKKMKDALADFNKAIELDSTNSMAFFNRGLVYYDMKKYNNTMADFSSSIRLEPNNPVTLYNRAILRAQVGDLNNAVKDYDRVAKITPKNVLVYYNRAAVLVELGMLREALKDYTRAIALYPDFANAYMNRSYIKRRLNDMKSAKADFDIANRKIREYRSRLNDSTFSVYADTSKKFTAMMSFDANFDDNDMLTNNQVDIKLRPLYRIEVTKADTLPQLQNAYFYPAYDRFRNSLRNSLQLTLTNQPQKPTPAVLDSLKSLAGTLAGKSPAVANMVEAIVESSQNQFSKSVSAYGKAIEADPKNGFTYINRSTVQAEMIDFTKSIENSMQPTLLDEKGLTPTMSKQKTEVAVYSYDQAIDDLNKAAKLLPSYAYIDYNLGNIYTLSNRMPEAIQSYSKAIEEYPNLADAYYNRGLIQIYLKDTNKGCLDISKAGELGIRDAYATLKKYCIKEK, from the coding sequence GTGAGTACATTTCGTAAAATTGCCATAGTAATTCTGGTGCTACTCGTTAGACCAGGCTCGCTCTTCGCCCAAATCGATAAAGACTACTTCTTTAACAACGGGAGGCAATGCCTGATCGACCAAAAGTATGCGGAATCGCTGGACTACTTCAACGTACTGATAAAAACCGACAGGACGCTACACGAGGCGTTTTTCCTAAGGGGGATTGCAAAGTACAACCTCGATGATCTGATTGGGGCTAACCAGGACTTTTCGGAGGCGATCAAGCTGAATCCGGTATACACTCAAGCCTACCACTATAGGGCAATTACGCTCGCCCGAATGGGGAACACCGAATCGGCCATTGCTGACCTGAACGCAGCCTCGCTCCTGCGGCCGGAGTACCCCGGCATCTACTTTAGTAGGGGTATTACCCACTTTATGTCGAAGCAGTTCGAAAAGGCAATAGATGACTACAACAGGTTTATCCAGAAGGAACCCAAGGTTAGCGATGCCTACGTAAACAGGGGAACAACCTACCTTTTCATGAAGGATACCACTGCTGCTTTGGTCGACTACAACAAGGCCATTGGGCTTAACTTTGCGAATTCGGACGCCTACCTGAAGCGAGGCCATGTTTTCTCGCTGCAAAAGAAGATGAAGGATGCCCTTGCTGATTTCAACAAGGCGATTGAACTCGATTCCACCAACTCGATGGCCTTCTTCAACCGCGGTTTGGTGTACTACGACATGAAGAAGTACAACAACACCATGGCCGACTTCAGCAGCTCTATTCGTTTGGAGCCGAACAATCCGGTTACCCTATACAACCGCGCCATCCTGAGGGCTCAGGTTGGAGACCTGAACAACGCGGTTAAGGACTACGACAGGGTTGCCAAAATCACCCCCAAGAATGTGCTGGTTTACTACAACCGCGCGGCCGTGCTTGTTGAGCTGGGGATGCTCAGGGAAGCGCTGAAGGACTATACGCGGGCAATTGCGCTCTACCCCGACTTTGCCAACGCCTACATGAATCGATCGTACATCAAGCGTAGGCTGAACGACATGAAGAGCGCCAAGGCCGACTTCGATATCGCCAATAGGAAAATCAGGGAGTACCGGTCGAGGCTTAACGACAGCACCTTCTCGGTGTATGCCGATACCAGCAAGAAGTTTACCGCCATGATGTCGTTCGATGCCAACTTCGACGATAACGACATGCTCACCAACAACCAGGTTGACATCAAGCTTCGCCCGCTTTACCGCATTGAGGTTACCAAAGCCGATACGCTGCCACAGCTGCAGAACGCCTACTTCTACCCGGCCTACGACAGGTTCAGGAACAGCCTTCGCAACAGCTTGCAGCTTACGCTCACCAATCAGCCACAAAAGCCTACGCCGGCCGTTCTGGACAGCCTAAAATCGCTGGCAGGAACGCTCGCGGGAAAATCGCCGGCAGTGGCCAATATGGTGGAAGCCATCGTAGAAAGCAGCCAGAACCAGTTCTCGAAATCGGTTAGCGCCTACGGCAAAGCCATTGAGGCCGACCCAAAGAACGGATTCACCTACATCAACCGCTCTACCGTACAGGCCGAAATGATCGACTTCACCAAATCTATTGAGAACAGCATGCAGCCTACGCTGCTCGACGAGAAGGGGCTTACCCCAACCATGTCTAAGCAAAAAACGGAGGTGGCCGTTTACAGCTACGATCAGGCGATAGACGACCTTAATAAGGCGGCAAAGCTGCTCCCCAGCTACGCCTACATCGACTACAACCTGGGCAACATCTACACGCTCTCGAACCGTATGCCCGAGGCGATACAGAGCTACTCCAAGGCCATAGAGGAGTACCCCAACCTCGCCGATGCCTACTACAACCGAGGGCTCATCCAGATCTACCTGAAGGATACCAACAAGGGCTGCCTCGATATCAGCAAAGCCGGCGAGCTGGGCATCCGGGATGCCTACGCCACCCTAAAGAAGTACTGCATTAAGGAAAAGTAA
- the mtgA gene encoding monofunctional biosynthetic peptidoglycan transglycosylase: MSQKIRPMIKMKRGVKFFTLLFFTSSIFSVLVMRFVPITFTPLMLIRSVEQAFDGDFPKAKRDWASYKNISKNMVLAVVSSEDNKFPEHYGFDFVAIERALKHNSKKKKIRGGSTISQQTGKNVFLVPARNWIRKGFETYFTVLIEATWSKKRIMEAYLNIVELGNGIYGVQAASEYYFEKDAKKLTKRQSALLAATLPSPLKRNPGNPNAAMTHKQEMILRIMRKIHDVDL, translated from the coding sequence ATGAGCCAGAAAATAAGACCGATGATTAAGATGAAGCGTGGTGTGAAATTTTTTACCCTGCTCTTTTTTACGTCATCGATTTTCTCGGTTCTCGTCATGAGGTTTGTGCCGATCACCTTTACTCCGCTTATGCTGATTAGAAGTGTGGAACAAGCTTTTGATGGAGATTTCCCAAAAGCAAAAAGAGACTGGGCTTCCTACAAGAATATCAGCAAAAACATGGTGTTGGCGGTAGTTTCATCGGAGGATAACAAGTTCCCGGAGCACTACGGATTCGATTTTGTAGCCATAGAACGAGCGCTAAAGCACAACTCTAAGAAGAAAAAGATTCGTGGAGGAAGCACCATATCGCAGCAAACCGGCAAAAATGTGTTCCTTGTACCGGCTCGCAACTGGATTCGGAAGGGATTCGAAACATACTTTACCGTACTAATAGAGGCAACGTGGTCGAAGAAGAGGATAATGGAAGCTTACCTAAATATTGTAGAGCTCGGGAACGGCATTTACGGGGTACAGGCAGCATCGGAGTACTACTTCGAAAAGGATGCCAAGAAGCTGACCAAGCGCCAATCGGCCCTGCTCGCCGCTACGCTACCGAGTCCGTTGAAACGTAATCCGGGTAATCCCAATGCAGCAATGACGCATAAGCAGGAGATGATACTTCGGATTATGCGAAAAATTCATGATGTTGACCTTTAG
- a CDS encoding MATE family efflux transporter encodes MRDETSYRNIWRIAYPIIVGSISQTVLNITDTVFVGHLGELELGAGALGTLFYLTIMMVINGFTIGNQIIMARRFGEERTADIGRTFASSILVLFAITTAVFVAVKLLASALLPTLVSNAQISQLVDGFIQYRIWGIYAAAFTLLLRSFYVATANTRVLIPVTTTTVGLNIVLNYILIYGKLGLPAMGFNGAALASVISELVGFAIIIAYTIYKKYPRAFGLFNIRRFEPQIVGETLRIASPVMLQHLISFSAWFVIFLIIERMGERSLAISNIVRSLYIAMMVPIWGFAEATNSLVSYLMGEKHFDRIALLVKRSMLLSFTSVILVVAAFYLLLPQIIGFYSPDTSLVADTIPVAKVVMVGATIMSLGFIVFMAVSGTGNTLTAFGLELSDITLYIIIAFVLVEYAHINVTNIWFVETFYAGYMLLVCSLYLRFGKWRNKVI; translated from the coding sequence ATGAGAGATGAGACATCGTACCGGAATATCTGGCGAATTGCCTACCCGATCATCGTTGGGAGCATCAGCCAAACCGTCCTCAACATTACCGACACCGTTTTTGTGGGGCATCTGGGCGAGCTGGAGCTGGGTGCGGGGGCGCTGGGTACGCTATTCTACCTCACCATTATGATGGTGATCAACGGATTTACCATCGGCAACCAGATTATCATGGCCCGCCGCTTTGGCGAGGAGCGCACCGCCGATATCGGCAGGACATTTGCCAGCTCGATACTGGTGCTGTTCGCCATTACCACGGCGGTTTTCGTAGCGGTAAAGCTGCTCGCGTCCGCCCTCCTCCCCACGTTGGTTAGCAACGCCCAGATATCGCAGCTGGTCGACGGGTTCATCCAGTACCGCATCTGGGGGATCTACGCGGCGGCGTTTACGCTGCTGCTCCGCTCCTTCTACGTGGCCACCGCCAACACCCGGGTGCTTATCCCGGTTACCACCACCACCGTTGGGCTAAACATCGTGCTCAACTACATCCTCATCTACGGGAAGCTCGGACTGCCGGCAATGGGGTTCAACGGAGCGGCGCTTGCCTCCGTAATTTCGGAGCTGGTAGGGTTTGCCATCATAATCGCTTATACCATCTACAAGAAATACCCACGGGCATTCGGGCTATTCAACATCCGCAGGTTCGAGCCCCAGATCGTAGGGGAAACGCTTAGGATTGCATCGCCGGTGATGCTGCAGCACCTCATCTCGTTTAGCGCCTGGTTCGTAATCTTCCTGATTATCGAGCGAATGGGCGAGCGCTCGCTGGCCATATCGAACATCGTGCGCAGCCTGTACATCGCCATGATGGTGCCCATCTGGGGATTTGCCGAGGCCACCAACAGCCTGGTGAGCTACCTGATGGGCGAGAAGCACTTCGACCGCATCGCCCTGCTGGTGAAGCGCTCGATGCTGCTCAGCTTTACCAGCGTGATCCTGGTGGTTGCGGCGTTCTACCTGCTGCTTCCGCAAATCATCGGCTTCTACAGCCCCGACACCTCGCTGGTTGCCGACACCATCCCAGTGGCCAAGGTGGTAATGGTAGGCGCCACCATCATGTCGCTGGGGTTTATCGTTTTCATGGCGGTATCGGGCACCGGCAACACCCTAACGGCGTTCGGGCTCGAGCTCTCCGACATCACCCTATACATTATCATTGCCTTTGTGCTGGTCGAATACGCCCACATCAACGTGACCAACATCTGGTTTGTCGAGACATTCTACGCGGGCTACATGCTGCTGGTATGCTCGCTCTACCTCCGCTTTGGGAAGTGGCGCAATAAGGTAATTTAG